One genomic region from Sparus aurata chromosome 15, fSpaAur1.1, whole genome shotgun sequence encodes:
- the LOC115596288 gene encoding centrosomal protein of 55 kDa-like isoform X1, which produces MASSRYEPKGFLTKRLKSQQTTVVSSLRRENAYLRKTLAEMSRQHAEHNKLVELFLSLESVRRETGLQLKAKEEKIALPSEPLSDEEKKPTDEDSTSDEGASSNKIRELQSHLSDALEKNKQWLEYDQQREAYVRANLARILRLEKQLNEASQSRSQRQHNEDHSNEKERMNQLQQSFEQLLQKANSHLVVIREKNDMTNQNLLMTHQRFKEMEREVEELKQQLQAEEMSRKSAAEDQHHSEVEREQFMLDRHQADWEKIKELERQVQFFSQDLEDERKNCSYLKKLMVRVLKMLQKKKDSATRQPKRDQKYRSSGEEARPPCMPPRDRHTPSSPCSGLNESILECPSCQAEYPADSYRELINHLETCLN; this is translated from the exons ATGGCCTCGTCCAGATATGAGCCAAAGGGGTTCCTCACTAAAAGGCTCAAATCGCAGCAGACTACGGTTGTCAGCAGTCTGAGGAGGGAGAATGCCTACCTGAGGAAGACCCTGGCTGAGATGTCTCGTCAACATGCAGAACATAATAAGCTAGTAGAG CTGTTCCTCTCGCTTGAATCTGTTAGGCGGGAGACCGGTCTGCAGCTGAAGGCCAAAGAGGAGAAAATTGCTTTGCCATCAGAGCCACTGAGTGACGAAGAAAAGAAGCCGACAGATGAA GACTCCACTTCAGATGAAGGGGCCTCATCTAACAAAATTAGAGAGCTGCAAAGTCACCTCAGTGAT GCCTTGGAGAAGAACAAGCAGTGGCTGGAATATGACCAGCAGAGAGAGGCCTATGTGAGGGCAAATCTGGCCAGAATTTTACGGCTTGAGAAGCAGCTGAACGAAGCCAGTCAGTCCCGCTCACAGCGGCAGCACAATGAGGACCATTCAAATG AGAAGGAGCGGAtgaaccagctgcagcagagctttGAACAACTCCTACAGAAAGCCAACAGCCACCTGGTGGTGATCAGGGAAAAGAATGACATGACCAACCAGAACCTGTTGATGACCCACCAAAG GTTCAAGGAAAtggagagggaggtggaggagctcaagcagcagctgcaggctgAAGAAATGAGCAGAAAAAGTGCTGCAGAAGATCAACATCACTCTGAGGTAGAAAGG GAACAGTTTATGTTAGATCGTCACCAAGCAGACTGGGAGAAGATTAAAGAACTGGAGCGACAG GTCCAGTTTTTTTCACAAGATCTTGAGGATGAGAGGAAAAACTGTTCATATTTGAAGAAGCTGATGGTCAGAGTCCTGAAGatgctgcaaaagaaaaaagacagtgCAACAAGGCAGCCAAAG agaGACCAGAAGTATCGCAGCTCAGGTGAAGAGGCACGGCCCCCCTGCATGCCCCCCAGAGATAGGCACACACCCTCCTCTCCCTGCAGCGGGCTGAATGAAAGCATCCTGGAGTGTCCCAGCTGCCAGGCCGAGTATCCTGCCGATAGCTACCGAGAACTCATTAACCATCTAGAAACCTGTCTTAACTAA
- the LOC115596288 gene encoding centrosomal protein of 55 kDa-like isoform X3, which produces MASSRYEPKGFLTKRLKSQQTTVVSSLRRENAYLRKTLAEMSRQHAEHNKLVELFLSLESVRRETGLQLKAKEEKIALPSEPLSDEEKKPTDEDSTSDEGASSNKIRELQSHLSDALEKNKQWLEYDQQREAYVRANLARILRLEKQLNEASQSRSQRQHNEDHSNEKERMNQLQQSFEQLLQKANSHLVVIREKNDMTNQNLLMTHQRFKEMEREVEELKQQLQAEEMSRKSAAEDQHHSEVERVSAQDKDLQRRLDDEKPKNSLC; this is translated from the exons ATGGCCTCGTCCAGATATGAGCCAAAGGGGTTCCTCACTAAAAGGCTCAAATCGCAGCAGACTACGGTTGTCAGCAGTCTGAGGAGGGAGAATGCCTACCTGAGGAAGACCCTGGCTGAGATGTCTCGTCAACATGCAGAACATAATAAGCTAGTAGAG CTGTTCCTCTCGCTTGAATCTGTTAGGCGGGAGACCGGTCTGCAGCTGAAGGCCAAAGAGGAGAAAATTGCTTTGCCATCAGAGCCACTGAGTGACGAAGAAAAGAAGCCGACAGATGAA GACTCCACTTCAGATGAAGGGGCCTCATCTAACAAAATTAGAGAGCTGCAAAGTCACCTCAGTGAT GCCTTGGAGAAGAACAAGCAGTGGCTGGAATATGACCAGCAGAGAGAGGCCTATGTGAGGGCAAATCTGGCCAGAATTTTACGGCTTGAGAAGCAGCTGAACGAAGCCAGTCAGTCCCGCTCACAGCGGCAGCACAATGAGGACCATTCAAATG AGAAGGAGCGGAtgaaccagctgcagcagagctttGAACAACTCCTACAGAAAGCCAACAGCCACCTGGTGGTGATCAGGGAAAAGAATGACATGACCAACCAGAACCTGTTGATGACCCACCAAAG GTTCAAGGAAAtggagagggaggtggaggagctcaagcagcagctgcaggctgAAGAAATGAGCAGAAAAAGTGCTGCAGAAGATCAACATCACTCTGAGGTAGAAAGGGTGAGTGCTCAGGACAAAGACCTTCAACGCAGACTGGATGATGAGAAGCCTAA GAACAGTTTATGTTAG
- the LOC115596288 gene encoding centrosomal protein of 55 kDa-like isoform X2, protein MASSRYEPKGFLTKRLKSQQTTVVSSLRRENAYLRKTLAEMSRQHAEHNKLVELFLSLESVRRETGLQLKAKEEKIALPSEPLSDEEKKPTDEDSTSDEGASSNKIRELQSHLSDALEKNKQWLEYDQQREAYVRANLARILRLEKQLNEASQSRSQRQHNEDHSNEKERMNQLQQSFEQLLQKANSHLVVIREKNDMTNQNLLMTHQRFKEMEREVEELKQQLQAEEMSRKSAAEDQHHSEVEREQFMLDRHQADWEKIKELERQRDQKYRSSGEEARPPCMPPRDRHTPSSPCSGLNESILECPSCQAEYPADSYRELINHLETCLN, encoded by the exons ATGGCCTCGTCCAGATATGAGCCAAAGGGGTTCCTCACTAAAAGGCTCAAATCGCAGCAGACTACGGTTGTCAGCAGTCTGAGGAGGGAGAATGCCTACCTGAGGAAGACCCTGGCTGAGATGTCTCGTCAACATGCAGAACATAATAAGCTAGTAGAG CTGTTCCTCTCGCTTGAATCTGTTAGGCGGGAGACCGGTCTGCAGCTGAAGGCCAAAGAGGAGAAAATTGCTTTGCCATCAGAGCCACTGAGTGACGAAGAAAAGAAGCCGACAGATGAA GACTCCACTTCAGATGAAGGGGCCTCATCTAACAAAATTAGAGAGCTGCAAAGTCACCTCAGTGAT GCCTTGGAGAAGAACAAGCAGTGGCTGGAATATGACCAGCAGAGAGAGGCCTATGTGAGGGCAAATCTGGCCAGAATTTTACGGCTTGAGAAGCAGCTGAACGAAGCCAGTCAGTCCCGCTCACAGCGGCAGCACAATGAGGACCATTCAAATG AGAAGGAGCGGAtgaaccagctgcagcagagctttGAACAACTCCTACAGAAAGCCAACAGCCACCTGGTGGTGATCAGGGAAAAGAATGACATGACCAACCAGAACCTGTTGATGACCCACCAAAG GTTCAAGGAAAtggagagggaggtggaggagctcaagcagcagctgcaggctgAAGAAATGAGCAGAAAAAGTGCTGCAGAAGATCAACATCACTCTGAGGTAGAAAGG GAACAGTTTATGTTAGATCGTCACCAAGCAGACTGGGAGAAGATTAAAGAACTGGAGCGACAG agaGACCAGAAGTATCGCAGCTCAGGTGAAGAGGCACGGCCCCCCTGCATGCCCCCCAGAGATAGGCACACACCCTCCTCTCCCTGCAGCGGGCTGAATGAAAGCATCCTGGAGTGTCCCAGCTGCCAGGCCGAGTATCCTGCCGATAGCTACCGAGAACTCATTAACCATCTAGAAACCTGTCTTAACTAA